The Mixta hanseatica genome includes a region encoding these proteins:
- the yegQ gene encoding tRNA 5-hydroxyuridine modification protein YegQ: MFKPELLSPAGTLKNMRYAFAYGADAVYAGQPRYSLRVRNNEFNHQNLALGIQEAHALGKKFYVVVNIAPHNAKLKTFIRDLQPVIDMQPDALIMSDPGLIMMVREAFPAMPIHLSVQANAVNWATVKFWQQMGLTRVILSRELSLEEIEEIRQQVPEMELEIFVHGALCMAYSGRCLLSGYINKRDPNQGTCTNACRWEYKVQEGKEDEIGNIVHQYEPIPVQDVTPTLGAGQPTDKVFMIEEAMRPGEYMTAFEDEHGTYIMNSKDLRAVAHVERLTRMGVHSLKIEGRTKSFYYCARTAQVYRRAIDDAAAGKPFDPTLLATLEGLAHRGYTEGFLRRHTHDSYQNYDYGYSISDRQQFVGEFTGERRGDLAQVDVKNKFSLGDSLELMTPAGNLHFTLTALENQKGQPVEVAPGNGHLVWLPVPADLDLNYALLMRNLNGTTTRNPHAETRAASAN, encoded by the coding sequence ATGTTTAAACCGGAACTCCTCTCTCCGGCCGGTACGCTGAAAAACATGCGTTACGCCTTCGCCTATGGCGCAGACGCCGTGTATGCCGGCCAGCCGCGCTACAGCCTGCGCGTGCGCAACAACGAATTTAACCATCAGAATCTGGCGCTGGGCATTCAGGAAGCGCATGCGCTGGGCAAAAAGTTTTATGTGGTGGTGAATATCGCCCCGCATAACGCCAAGCTGAAAACCTTTATCCGCGATCTGCAGCCGGTGATTGATATGCAGCCGGACGCGCTGATTATGTCCGACCCCGGCCTGATTATGATGGTGCGCGAAGCTTTCCCGGCGATGCCGATTCACCTCTCGGTGCAGGCCAATGCGGTTAACTGGGCGACGGTGAAGTTCTGGCAGCAGATGGGGCTGACGCGCGTGATCCTGTCACGCGAGCTGTCGCTGGAAGAGATTGAGGAGATCCGTCAACAGGTGCCGGAAATGGAGCTGGAGATTTTCGTGCACGGCGCGCTCTGCATGGCCTACTCCGGACGCTGCCTGCTCTCCGGCTATATCAACAAGCGCGATCCCAATCAGGGAACCTGCACCAACGCCTGCCGCTGGGAATATAAGGTTCAGGAAGGGAAAGAGGATGAGATCGGCAATATCGTGCATCAGTATGAGCCGATTCCGGTGCAGGATGTCACGCCGACGCTCGGTGCCGGCCAGCCGACCGATAAAGTGTTTATGATCGAAGAGGCGATGCGCCCCGGCGAGTATATGACCGCCTTCGAGGATGAGCACGGCACCTATATTATGAACTCTAAAGATCTGCGCGCCGTGGCGCACGTCGAGCGCCTGACGCGTATGGGCGTGCACTCGCTGAAGATCGAAGGCCGGACCAAGTCATTTTACTACTGCGCCCGCACCGCGCAGGTTTACCGTCGCGCTATCGATGACGCCGCCGCCGGCAAGCCGTTCGATCCGACGCTGCTGGCCACGCTGGAAGGGCTGGCGCACCGCGGCTATACCGAAGGATTCCTGCGCCGCCATACCCATGACAGCTATCAAAACTATGATTACGGCTATTCGATCTCAGACCGTCAACAGTTTGTCGGCGAGTTTACCGGTGAGCGGCGCGGCGATCTGGCGCAGGTAGACGTCAAGAACAAGTTTTCCCTCGGCGACAGCCTGGAGCTGATGACCCCGGCCGGCAACCTGCACTTTACCCTGACGGCGCTGGAAAACCAGAAAGGCCAGCCGGTGGAAGTGGCCCCCGGCAATGGTCATCTTGTCTGGCTGCCGGTGCCGGCCGATTTGGATCTGAATTATGCCCTGCTGATGCGCAATCTTAACGGCACCACGACGCGTAATCCGCATGCGGAAACCCGCGCCGCCAGCGCAAATTAA
- a CDS encoding mannitol dehydrogenase family protein — protein sequence MLSVESLADDVLVPDYDRSRLRARILHIGFGAFHRAHQAVCADRLAREQQSDWGYIECGINVHSTSNLLASLCQQDHLYTVTEMADNSETTRVVGVITAAVNARTDGIDAVIEAMAQPDIAIVSITVTEKGYCHHPANGQLNLEHPAIQHDIAHPDAPHSLPGVILAAIRRRRDREVPPFSVMSCDNMPENGHVTRNVVLQLAEQQNAGLADYIRQHLTFPSTMVDRIVPAMTPEALDTLGAKLGSYDPVAVQCEPFFQWVIEDNFINGRPDWEKAGAELVADVLPFEEMKLRMLNGSHSFLAYLGYLAGYQHISDCMTDEHFLRAARTLMLAEQAPTLRTQDVDLVAYADSLIARYQNRAIKHRTGQIASDGTQKLPQRWLDSIRWHLAHNSRFDLLALGVAGWMRFVGGVDEQGQPIEINDPLKETLAQRVSESAEGEARITALLSLQKVFGDDLPANAQFTARVLDFYQQLLHSGAKETVKRLITRY from the coding sequence ATGTTATCCGTTGAGTCCCTGGCAGACGATGTTTTAGTTCCTGACTACGATCGCTCCCGTTTGCGCGCGCGCATCCTGCATATCGGCTTTGGCGCTTTTCATCGCGCTCATCAGGCGGTATGCGCCGACCGGTTGGCGCGCGAGCAACAGAGCGACTGGGGCTATATTGAGTGCGGGATCAATGTACACAGCACCAGCAATCTGCTGGCGTCGCTGTGCCAGCAGGATCATCTGTATACCGTGACGGAGATGGCGGATAACAGTGAAACCACGCGCGTGGTGGGGGTGATTACCGCCGCCGTGAATGCGCGTACCGATGGCATCGACGCGGTCATCGAGGCGATGGCGCAGCCAGATATTGCCATTGTCTCGATCACTGTTACCGAGAAAGGTTACTGTCACCATCCGGCTAATGGTCAGCTTAATCTTGAACATCCTGCTATTCAGCATGATATCGCCCATCCGGATGCGCCCCATTCGCTGCCCGGCGTGATTCTGGCCGCCATCAGGCGCCGTCGCGACCGTGAAGTGCCGCCTTTTAGCGTGATGTCCTGCGATAATATGCCGGAAAACGGCCATGTAACGCGCAATGTGGTTTTGCAGCTGGCGGAACAACAGAATGCCGGTCTGGCGGACTATATTCGTCAGCATCTGACCTTCCCTTCAACCATGGTCGATCGCATCGTTCCGGCGATGACCCCAGAAGCGCTGGATACGCTGGGCGCAAAGCTGGGCAGCTACGATCCGGTGGCGGTGCAGTGCGAACCCTTTTTCCAGTGGGTAATTGAAGATAATTTTATTAACGGGCGCCCCGACTGGGAAAAAGCGGGCGCTGAGCTGGTGGCGGACGTGCTGCCGTTTGAGGAGATGAAGCTGCGTATGCTTAACGGCAGCCACTCGTTCCTTGCCTACCTTGGTTATCTGGCGGGCTATCAACATATCAGTGACTGTATGACGGATGAGCATTTCCTGCGCGCCGCCCGAACGCTAATGCTGGCGGAACAGGCGCCAACGCTGCGCACTCAGGACGTGGATTTGGTCGCCTACGCCGATTCGCTGATCGCGCGCTATCAAAACCGCGCCATCAAGCACCGCACCGGACAGATCGCCTCTGACGGTACGCAGAAGCTGCCGCAGCGCTGGCTCGACAGCATCCGCTGGCATCTGGCGCATAATAGTCGTTTCGATCTGCTGGCGTTGGGCGTGGCGGGCTGGATGCGCTTTGTCGGTGGCGTTGATGAACAGGGCCAGCCCATTGAGATTAACGATCCGCTAAAAGAGACGCTGGCGCAGCGCGTCAGTGAAAGCGCCGAGGGCGAAGCGCGTATTACCGCTCTGCTCTCGCTGCAAAAGGTCTTTGGCGACGACCTGCCAGCTAACGCGCAATTTACCGCGCGGGTGCTTGATTTTTATCAGCAGCTGCTGCATTCCGGCGCCAAAGAAACAGTTAAGCGACTGATTACCCGCTATTAA
- the baeR gene encoding two-component system response regulator BaeR has translation MTEFTMPLILIVEDEPKIAQLMIDYLQAANYRTHHLARGDEVLAFVKQTPPNLILLDLMLPGLDGLSVCRELRRFSDLPIVMVTAKIEEIDRLLGLEIGADDYICKPFSPREVVARVKTILRRCQRAPEEAASPSPLVVDETRFQASWAGKALDLTPAEFRLLKTLAQEPGKVFSREQLLNHLYDDYRVVTDRTIDSHIKNLRRKLEALDADQPFIRAVYGMGYRWEADECRLI, from the coding sequence ATGACTGAATTTACTATGCCCCTTATCCTGATCGTGGAAGATGAGCCGAAGATCGCGCAGCTGATGATCGATTATCTGCAGGCGGCTAACTACCGCACCCACCATTTGGCACGCGGCGATGAAGTGCTGGCGTTTGTGAAGCAGACGCCGCCCAACCTGATCCTGCTGGATTTGATGCTGCCCGGACTGGATGGCCTCTCCGTCTGCCGTGAGCTGCGCCGCTTCTCCGATCTGCCGATTGTGATGGTCACCGCCAAAATCGAAGAGATCGACCGGCTACTGGGGCTGGAGATCGGCGCGGATGATTATATCTGCAAGCCCTTCAGCCCGCGTGAAGTGGTGGCGCGCGTCAAAACCATCCTGCGCCGCTGCCAGCGCGCGCCGGAAGAGGCCGCCTCACCCTCGCCGCTGGTAGTGGATGAAACCCGTTTCCAGGCCAGCTGGGCGGGAAAAGCACTGGATCTGACGCCCGCCGAGTTTCGCCTGCTAAAAACGCTGGCGCAGGAGCCGGGCAAAGTCTTTTCGCGCGAGCAGCTGCTTAATCATCTGTATGACGATTATCGTGTGGTGACCGACCGCACCATTGACAGCCATATCAAAAATCTGCGGCGCAAGCTGGAAGCGCTGGATGCCGACCAGCCCTTTATTCGCGCCGTCTACGGCATGGGCTATCGCTGGGAAGCGGATGAGTGTCGCTTGATCTAG
- a CDS encoding MFS transporter, producing the protein MFKNLRWTIVLLLFLVYMINYLDRVALSLTVPMIEKDLMLNAEQFGLIFGSFFFGYALFNFLGGLATDKYGPTLVMGVAVGMWSLFCGLTAVATGFWSMLILRVLFGMAEGPICASANKAINGWFPKKQAATAMGFLSAGSPLGGAVAGPIIGYLALAFGWRPAFVIICSVGIIWMVIWFFIASDNPARSKRVSAEERALIDKLKEAQPGDEPEMAQASHGLGYYLRQPIILVTAFAFFCYNYILFFFLSWFPAYLVQAHNLDIKSMSMTTVIPWIVGFVGLALGGWISDKIFNITGRLLLSRKIVLVVALLAAALCVALAGTVEGVTSAVLLMSVSIFFLYITGAIYWAIIQDVVHKSRVGGISGFIHLIGSLSGIIGPIVTGYIVQHTGKFDSAFVLAGVIAGLGAMLVLFVIKSPKATSKPVSV; encoded by the coding sequence ATGTTCAAGAATTTGCGTTGGACCATCGTACTTCTGCTGTTTCTGGTCTACATGATCAATTACCTCGATCGCGTAGCACTTTCCCTTACCGTACCGATGATTGAAAAAGATCTCATGCTGAACGCCGAACAGTTCGGCCTGATTTTCGGTAGCTTCTTTTTCGGCTATGCCCTGTTTAACTTCCTGGGCGGGCTGGCGACCGACAAATATGGCCCAACGCTGGTAATGGGCGTGGCGGTCGGCATGTGGTCGCTGTTCTGCGGCCTGACTGCGGTCGCGACCGGCTTCTGGTCGATGCTGATCCTGCGTGTGCTGTTCGGCATGGCGGAAGGGCCGATCTGCGCCTCCGCCAACAAGGCGATTAACGGCTGGTTCCCGAAAAAACAGGCGGCGACCGCCATGGGCTTTTTAAGCGCCGGTTCGCCGCTTGGCGGCGCGGTAGCCGGGCCGATTATCGGTTATCTGGCGTTGGCGTTCGGCTGGCGACCGGCGTTTGTCATTATCTGTTCGGTGGGCATCATCTGGATGGTGATCTGGTTCTTCATCGCCTCAGATAATCCTGCCCGTAGTAAACGCGTTTCTGCCGAAGAGCGCGCCTTAATCGATAAACTGAAAGAGGCGCAGCCGGGCGACGAGCCGGAAATGGCCCAGGCGTCACATGGACTGGGCTACTATCTGCGTCAGCCGATTATCCTGGTTACCGCCTTCGCCTTCTTCTGTTACAACTATATCCTGTTCTTCTTCCTGAGCTGGTTCCCGGCTTATCTGGTGCAGGCGCATAACCTGGACATTAAATCGATGAGCATGACCACCGTTATCCCGTGGATTGTCGGTTTTGTCGGCCTGGCGCTGGGTGGCTGGATTTCCGATAAGATTTTCAATATCACCGGTCGACTGCTGCTGTCACGAAAAATTGTGCTGGTGGTCGCGTTACTGGCTGCCGCCCTTTGTGTGGCGCTGGCCGGTACGGTAGAAGGGGTAACTTCCGCAGTATTGCTGATGTCGGTGTCGATCTTCTTCCTGTATATCACCGGGGCGATCTACTGGGCGATTATTCAGGATGTGGTGCATAAAAGCCGCGTCGGCGGCATTAGCGGCTTTATCCACCTGATTGGCAGCCTGTCCGGGATTATCGGCCCGATCGTGACCGGTTATATTGTGCAGCATACCGGCAAATTCGACAGCGCCTTCGTGCTGGCCGGGGTGATTGCCGGGCTGGGCGCGATGCTGGTGCTGTTTGTGATAAAAAGCCCGAAGGCCACCAGCAAGCCTGTTTCTGTATAA
- a CDS encoding GntR family transcriptional regulator — MSIAYTITANEPVNQQIYRFLRQDIVTCVIHPGSLLSEKEVSSRFNVSRQPVREAFIKLAEAGLVQILPQRGTFVRKISAQRVADGRFIREAVEIAVVRRAAREATPAALMALEYNLQLQKMAAQRHDAQAFLMLDDEFHRLIAQSINCELAWETVENIKATMDRVRFLTLSKVSPPESLIEQHEEILSTLRNNDADGAEQAMRRHLQEMIFSITPIAEQNSEWFEQA, encoded by the coding sequence ATGTCAATAGCCTACACCATCACCGCTAACGAGCCGGTTAATCAGCAGATTTATCGATTTTTGCGTCAGGATATTGTGACCTGCGTCATTCACCCCGGCTCGCTGCTGTCGGAAAAAGAGGTCTCTTCACGCTTTAACGTTTCACGTCAGCCGGTGCGGGAAGCCTTTATCAAGCTGGCGGAGGCTGGGCTGGTGCAAATCCTGCCGCAGCGCGGCACATTTGTACGTAAAATCTCCGCGCAACGGGTGGCCGATGGCCGGTTCATTCGCGAGGCGGTAGAGATCGCCGTGGTGCGCCGGGCGGCCAGGGAAGCGACGCCTGCCGCGTTAATGGCGCTGGAATATAACCTCCAGCTGCAAAAAATGGCGGCGCAGCGCCACGACGCTCAGGCTTTTTTAATGCTGGACGATGAGTTTCATCGGCTGATTGCACAAAGCATTAACTGCGAGCTGGCGTGGGAAACGGTAGAAAATATCAAGGCCACCATGGATCGCGTACGTTTTTTAACGTTAAGTAAAGTGTCGCCGCCGGAGAGCCTGATAGAACAGCATGAGGAGATCCTCAGTACACTGCGCAATAATGATGCCGACGGCGCGGAACAGGCGATGCGTCGGCATCTACAGGAGATGATTTTCTCGATTACCCCCATCGCCGAGCAAAACAGCGAATGGTTCGAACAGGCGTGA
- the thiD gene encoding bifunctional hydroxymethylpyrimidine kinase/phosphomethylpyrimidine kinase encodes MIRINALTIAGTDPSGGAGIQADLKTFSALGAYGTSVITALVAQNTCGVQSVYRIEPDFVAAQLDSVLSDVRIDSVKIGMLAESDIVEAVAERLSRATLPWVVLDTVMLAKSGDALLSPQAVATLRQRLLPQVSLITPNLPEAAALLDTHHARDEAEMKQQGRALLALGCEAVLIKGGHLSDAESPDWLFTRNGEQRFTAPRIATCNTHGTGCTLSSALAALRPRHSDWGSTIAAAKAWLQGALEQADTLQVGKGIGPVHHFHRWW; translated from the coding sequence ATGATACGAATTAACGCGTTAACCATTGCCGGCACCGATCCCAGCGGCGGCGCAGGCATCCAGGCCGATCTGAAAACCTTCTCCGCGCTGGGCGCCTATGGCACCAGCGTGATTACCGCGCTGGTAGCGCAAAATACCTGCGGCGTGCAGTCGGTTTATCGTATTGAACCTGATTTTGTTGCCGCGCAGCTGGATTCAGTATTAAGCGATGTGCGGATCGACAGCGTGAAAATCGGCATGCTGGCGGAAAGCGATATTGTCGAAGCGGTGGCGGAGAGGCTGAGCCGCGCCACGCTGCCCTGGGTGGTGCTGGATACAGTAATGTTGGCAAAAAGCGGCGATGCGCTCCTTTCGCCGCAGGCGGTAGCCACACTGCGTCAGCGGCTGTTGCCGCAGGTATCCTTGATTACGCCTAACCTGCCGGAGGCGGCGGCGCTGCTGGATACCCATCATGCGCGCGATGAAGCGGAAATGAAGCAGCAGGGCAGAGCGCTGCTGGCGCTGGGCTGTGAGGCGGTGCTGATCAAGGGCGGACATCTTAGCGATGCCGAAAGCCCGGATTGGTTGTTTACCCGCAATGGTGAGCAACGTTTTACCGCGCCGCGTATCGCAACGTGCAATACGCATGGCACCGGCTGTACGCTCTCTTCGGCGCTGGCTGCTTTACGTCCGCGCCATAGCGACTGGGGCAGCACCATCGCCGCAGCCAAGGCCTGGCTACAGGGCGCGCTGGAACAGGCGGATACGCTGCAGGTGGGAAAAGGCATCGGGCCTGTACACCATTTCCATCGCTGGTGGTAA
- the manD gene encoding D-mannonate dehydratase ManD, with amino-acid sequence MKIVNAEVFVTCPGRNFVTLKITTDEGITGIGDATLNGRELPVASYLKDHVCPQLIGRDAHRIEDIWQFFYKGAYWRRGPVTMSAISAVDMALWDIKAKAANMPLYQLLGGASRSGVMVYCHTTGHSIDEVLDDYARHKEMGFKAIRVQCGVPGMKTTYGMAKGKGLAYEPATKGDWPEEQLWSSEKYLDFTPKLFAAVRERFGFDEHLLHDMHHRLTPIEAARFGKHIEDYRLFWMEDPTPAENQECFRLIRQHTVTPIAVGEVFNSIWDCKQLIEEQLIDYIRTTITHAGGITGMRRIADFASLYQVRTGSHGPSDLSPICMAAALHFDLWVPNFGVQEYMGYSEQMLEVFPHSWTFDNGYMHPGEKPGLGIEFDEKLAAKYPYEPAYLPVARLEDGTLWNW; translated from the coding sequence ATGAAAATTGTTAACGCTGAAGTCTTTGTTACCTGCCCGGGCAGGAATTTCGTTACGTTGAAAATCACCACTGATGAAGGGATTACCGGCATTGGCGACGCCACGCTTAACGGGCGCGAGCTGCCGGTTGCTTCTTATCTGAAAGATCATGTCTGCCCGCAGCTGATTGGCCGCGATGCGCATCGCATCGAAGATATCTGGCAGTTCTTCTATAAGGGCGCCTACTGGCGACGCGGCCCAGTCACCATGTCCGCTATCTCTGCCGTGGATATGGCGCTGTGGGATATCAAAGCGAAAGCCGCCAATATGCCGCTCTATCAGCTGCTGGGCGGCGCATCGCGCAGCGGCGTTATGGTGTACTGCCATACCACCGGCCACAGCATTGATGAAGTGCTGGATGACTATGCGCGTCATAAAGAGATGGGTTTTAAGGCGATTCGCGTGCAGTGCGGCGTACCGGGCATGAAAACTACCTACGGTATGGCGAAAGGCAAAGGTCTGGCCTATGAGCCCGCCACCAAAGGCGACTGGCCGGAAGAGCAGCTGTGGTCCAGCGAAAAATATCTCGATTTCACCCCCAAATTGTTTGCCGCCGTGCGTGAACGCTTTGGCTTCGATGAGCATTTGCTGCATGACATGCACCATCGCCTGACGCCAATCGAAGCGGCGCGCTTCGGCAAACACATCGAAGATTACCGCCTGTTCTGGATGGAAGATCCCACCCCGGCGGAAAATCAGGAGTGCTTCCGCCTGATCCGCCAGCATACCGTTACGCCGATCGCCGTAGGCGAAGTGTTTAACAGCATCTGGGATTGCAAACAGCTGATTGAAGAACAGCTGATCGACTATATCCGCACCACCATTACCCATGCGGGCGGCATCACCGGCATGCGCCGCATCGCCGATTTCGCCTCGCTGTATCAGGTCCGCACCGGATCGCACGGCCCGTCCGATCTGTCGCCGATCTGCATGGCGGCGGCGCTGCATTTCGATTTGTGGGTGCCAAATTTCGGCGTACAGGAATATATGGGCTATTCCGAACAGATGCTGGAAGTGTTCCCGCACAGCTGGACCTTCGATAACGGCTATATGCATCCCGGCGAGAAACCGGGCCTGGGCATTGAGTTTGATGAGAAGCTGGCGGCGAAATATCCCTATGAACCCGCCTATTTGCCGGTCGCGCGCCTGGAAGATGGCACCCTGTGGAACTGGTAA
- the thiM gene encoding hydroxyethylthiazole kinase, with product MKQPVLPDNALVAHSLSLFRQRAPLIHCMTNDVVQSFTANVLLALHASPAMVIDAEEAAQFSAIADALLINVGTLTQPRAAAMLAAVNAANAAGTPWTLDPVAVGALRLRSEFCQRLLTLRPAAVRGNASEILALALQQGGGRGVDTQHTAESALSAAQQLAQRFATIVAITGEVDYVTDGERTLRIPGGSPLMTRVVGTGCALSAVVAGFAALPGDRLLHIASACRIISCAGAHAAAAANGPGSFIPAFLDGLWNLNEEALA from the coding sequence ATGAAACAGCCTGTCCTGCCTGATAACGCGCTTGTTGCGCACTCTCTCTCCCTGTTCCGCCAGCGCGCGCCGCTGATCCACTGCATGACGAACGATGTGGTGCAATCCTTTACTGCCAATGTCTTACTGGCGCTACACGCCTCGCCCGCGATGGTGATCGATGCTGAAGAGGCGGCGCAGTTCAGCGCTATCGCCGATGCGTTGTTAATCAACGTCGGGACGCTGACCCAGCCGCGCGCTGCAGCAATGCTGGCGGCAGTTAACGCCGCCAATGCAGCCGGCACCCCGTGGACGCTGGATCCGGTGGCGGTAGGCGCACTGCGTCTGCGCAGTGAATTTTGCCAACGGCTGCTGACGCTGCGACCCGCCGCGGTGCGCGGCAACGCATCTGAAATCCTCGCGCTGGCGCTCCAGCAGGGCGGCGGACGCGGCGTGGATACGCAGCACACGGCAGAATCTGCGCTTTCCGCCGCCCAACAGTTGGCGCAGCGCTTTGCTACCATCGTGGCGATCACCGGTGAGGTGGATTACGTTACTGACGGCGAGCGCACGTTGCGCATTCCAGGCGGCTCGCCGCTGATGACGCGAGTGGTCGGCACCGGCTGCGCGCTGTCGGCGGTGGTGGCCGGTTTTGCGGCGCTGCCGGGCGATCGGCTGCTGCATATCGCCAGCGCCTGCCGGATTATCTCCTGCGCCGGCGCTCACGCAGCGGCGGCAGCCAACGGGCCGGGCAGCTTTATTCCCGCTTTTCTCGACGGGCTGTGGAACCTGAACGAGGAGGCGCTGGCATGA
- the yegS gene encoding lipid kinase YegS: protein MEKQALTLVILNGKGAGNEALRAAINALRDEGYPIEVRVTWETGDSERYLQEAVALRAATVVAGGGDGTINELANALIHIAPSSRPVLGILPLGTANDFATSAGIPEDPQAALRLAIAGRTVNIDLARVNQDRYFINMATGGFGTRITTETPEKLKSALGGVSYFIHGLMRMDTLKADSCAISGPNFNWHGDALAIGVGNGRQAGGGQRLCPRALINDGLLDLSIVNSQELLSTLLHSLTSDEQNPNIITATLPWLKISSPNEMTFNLDGEPLSGTEFHIEVIPGALACRLPPQCELLS, encoded by the coding sequence ATGGAAAAACAGGCTTTGACACTGGTGATCCTGAATGGAAAAGGCGCGGGCAACGAAGCGCTGCGCGCCGCCATCAATGCGCTGCGCGACGAAGGTTATCCCATTGAGGTTCGCGTCACCTGGGAGACAGGCGACAGCGAACGTTATCTGCAGGAAGCCGTTGCGCTGCGTGCCGCGACGGTGGTAGCGGGCGGCGGCGATGGCACCATTAATGAACTGGCCAATGCGCTGATTCACATCGCACCGTCGTCACGGCCGGTTTTAGGCATCTTACCGCTGGGCACCGCCAATGATTTCGCCACCAGCGCCGGCATTCCGGAAGATCCGCAGGCCGCGCTGCGGTTGGCGATTGCGGGCAGAACGGTCAATATTGACCTGGCGCGGGTTAATCAGGATCGCTATTTCATCAATATGGCGACCGGCGGTTTCGGCACGCGTATTACCACCGAAACGCCAGAGAAATTGAAATCGGCGCTGGGCGGCGTCTCTTACTTTATTCATGGCCTGATGCGCATGGATACGTTAAAAGCGGATAGCTGCGCCATCAGCGGTCCCAACTTTAACTGGCACGGCGACGCGTTGGCGATTGGCGTCGGCAACGGACGTCAGGCAGGCGGCGGTCAGCGTCTCTGTCCACGGGCGTTAATTAACGATGGCTTACTGGATCTGAGCATCGTCAATTCGCAAGAGCTGCTTTCCACGCTGCTGCACTCGTTAACCAGCGACGAACAGAATCCAAATATCATTACCGCTACCCTGCCGTGGCTGAAAATCTCTTCACCCAACGAAATGACCTTTAACCTCGACGGCGAACCGCTCAGCGGCACCGAGTTCCATATTGAAGTGATCCCCGGCGCGCTGGCCTGCCGTTTACCGCCGCAGTGCGAACTGCTTTCCTGA
- a CDS encoding Zn-dependent oxidoreductase, producing MKSVVIQQPGELQLQQRALPEPAAGEVRVKVRYASICGSDVHIWHGHNPFARYPRVIGHEFFGVIDAVGAGVDAARLGERVAVDPVVSCGHCYPCSVGRPNVCRELQVIGVHRDGGFSEYAVAPAGNAYRVPDSIPDKLASLIEPFTIAANITAFLQPTAQDIALVYGAGPMGLTAIQVLKGVYGVRQVLVVDRLPERLTLAQQNGADALFNNSEVPLAAQLEGIQPTLIIDAACHPSILAEAAALASPAARIGLLGFSAEPCTLTQQSLTSKELSLFTSRLNSHRFPQVIEWIERGAIQPEKLVTHYFPLAEVEQAMTLFEKDPRTCCKVILSVE from the coding sequence ATGAAAAGCGTGGTTATCCAACAGCCCGGTGAACTGCAGCTGCAGCAGCGCGCGTTGCCGGAACCGGCCGCAGGCGAAGTGCGGGTGAAAGTCCGCTACGCCAGCATTTGCGGCTCCGATGTGCATATCTGGCACGGCCATAACCCTTTTGCGCGCTATCCGCGCGTTATCGGTCATGAGTTTTTCGGCGTGATCGACGCCGTCGGCGCAGGCGTTGACGCCGCACGCCTCGGCGAACGCGTCGCGGTCGATCCGGTGGTGAGCTGCGGTCACTGCTATCCCTGCTCGGTAGGGCGTCCTAACGTCTGCCGTGAATTACAGGTAATCGGCGTGCATCGCGACGGCGGCTTTAGCGAATATGCCGTTGCGCCAGCCGGTAATGCTTATCGCGTGCCGGATAGCATCCCCGATAAGCTGGCCAGCCTGATTGAGCCTTTTACCATTGCCGCCAATATTACCGCTTTCCTGCAACCCACCGCGCAGGATATCGCGCTGGTGTACGGCGCGGGCCCGATGGGCCTGACGGCAATCCAGGTGCTGAAGGGCGTGTATGGCGTGCGACAGGTGCTGGTGGTCGATCGCCTGCCGGAGCGGCTAACGTTAGCGCAACAAAACGGCGCGGATGCGCTGTTTAATAATAGCGAGGTGCCGCTGGCGGCCCAGCTGGAAGGCATACAGCCGACGCTAATCATTGATGCCGCCTGCCATCCGTCGATTTTGGCGGAAGCGGCGGCGCTGGCCTCTCCGGCGGCGCGCATCGGCCTACTTGGCTTCTCTGCCGAACCCTGCACGCTGACGCAACAAAGCCTGACCAGTAAAGAGCTGTCGTTATTTACCTCGCGATTAAACAGCCACCGTTTCCCGCAGGTGATTGAATGGATTGAGCGCGGCGCTATCCAGCCGGAGAAGCTGGTAACGCACTATTTCCCGCTTGCCGAGGTTGAGCAAGCCATGACGTTATTTGAAAAAGATCCACGTACCTGCTGCAAAGTTATTTTATCTGTTGAGTAA